The Vallitalea okinawensis genome includes a region encoding these proteins:
- a CDS encoding heavy metal translocating P-type ATPase, translated as MITLEMKGLSCANCASKIEERVNNLSTVKEATMNLMSRTMKIEANATHDKDSIIEETKKIVSALEPDVVVLEKGKKQPQADGDSCGCDHCHTSFDDIQNAEEKTSFWDAVKDYAKNNKIMMVGFTLFIIGITLRMPNSIEIGVYLTSYLLVGSVVLVTAGKNILRGQVFDEHFLMAIATVGALALGEYPEAVAVMVFWQIGEAFQDFAVNNSRKNIKGLLDLKAEYANLQTADGLKQVDPETVQVNDLIVIKPGEKVPLDGVVISGKAMMDTAALTGESVPRSVSEGDDVLSGFINKNSVITVKVTKLLSESTASKILDLVENASAKKSKTEQFITKFARYYTPVVVIAAALLAVVPPLVVPGATFPDWIERALIFLVVSCPCGLVVSIPLGFFGGIGSASKHGILVKGGNYLEALNSVTTIVFDKTGTLTKGVFKVADIKQANDFTPDEIIEMAAMVEGYSNHPIAKSIREAYGQEFDENRVKDFEEISGHGIKALVDDRAVAAGNYKLMEQLGLNYNEPHEVGTIVHVAIDRKYAGYIVIADELKEDVMSLTDQLHKAGIKKAIMLTGDHKSIASKIASQLKLDDFRAELLPGDKVDEFERIKDSVSNKERVAFVGDGINDAPVLARADIGISMGGVGSDAAIEASDIVLMTDEPKKIVEAKLIALMTRKIVWQNIIFALGIKVGVLLMATVGMATMWAAIFADVGVALLAILNASRILKAEIKVD; from the coding sequence ATGATTACATTAGAAATGAAGGGGCTATCTTGTGCTAATTGCGCAAGTAAAATTGAGGAAAGGGTAAATAACCTCTCTACTGTTAAGGAGGCTACTATGAATCTTATGAGTAGAACAATGAAGATCGAAGCTAACGCTACTCATGACAAAGATTCTATTATTGAAGAAACTAAAAAAATAGTTTCTGCATTAGAACCAGATGTAGTGGTTTTAGAAAAGGGTAAGAAACAACCACAGGCAGATGGGGATTCATGTGGTTGCGACCATTGTCATACATCATTTGATGATATACAAAACGCTGAAGAAAAGACATCCTTCTGGGATGCAGTAAAAGACTATGCAAAGAATAATAAAATAATGATGGTTGGATTCACTTTATTTATTATAGGTATTACACTACGAATGCCTAACTCCATTGAGATTGGTGTTTATTTGACGTCTTATCTGCTTGTAGGTAGTGTTGTTCTCGTTACAGCAGGTAAAAATATATTAAGAGGTCAAGTTTTTGATGAACACTTCCTAATGGCTATAGCAACTGTTGGTGCATTAGCTTTAGGTGAATACCCTGAAGCAGTAGCCGTTATGGTTTTCTGGCAAATTGGAGAAGCATTCCAAGATTTTGCAGTTAATAATTCTCGTAAAAATATTAAAGGATTACTGGACTTAAAAGCTGAGTATGCTAATTTACAAACAGCTGATGGCTTAAAGCAAGTAGATCCAGAAACTGTTCAAGTAAATGATCTTATTGTTATAAAACCTGGTGAAAAGGTTCCTCTCGATGGCGTTGTTATATCTGGTAAAGCCATGATGGATACAGCTGCATTAACTGGCGAATCTGTTCCAAGAAGTGTTTCTGAAGGTGATGATGTTTTAAGCGGTTTTATTAATAAGAATAGCGTCATTACTGTAAAAGTCACTAAATTGTTATCTGAATCAACAGCATCAAAAATTCTTGATCTCGTAGAAAATGCAAGTGCTAAGAAATCTAAAACAGAGCAGTTTATTACAAAATTTGCTCGTTACTATACTCCAGTTGTCGTTATAGCAGCTGCTTTACTGGCTGTTGTACCTCCACTAGTTGTACCTGGTGCAACATTCCCTGATTGGATCGAGCGTGCCCTAATTTTCTTAGTTGTATCCTGTCCATGTGGTCTTGTTGTCTCCATTCCTCTTGGATTCTTTGGTGGTATTGGCTCTGCTTCTAAGCACGGTATACTCGTAAAAGGTGGCAACTATTTAGAAGCACTTAACAGTGTTACTACAATCGTATTTGATAAAACAGGAACATTGACCAAAGGTGTATTCAAAGTTGCTGATATAAAGCAAGCTAATGACTTTACACCTGATGAAATCATCGAAATGGCTGCTATGGTGGAAGGCTATTCTAATCACCCCATTGCAAAATCCATTAGAGAAGCTTATGGTCAGGAATTTGATGAAAACAGAGTTAAAGATTTTGAAGAGATCTCAGGTCACGGTATTAAAGCTCTAGTTGATGACCGAGCAGTGGCAGCAGGTAATTATAAGTTAATGGAGCAATTAGGTCTTAACTATAACGAACCTCATGAAGTGGGCACCATTGTACACGTAGCTATCGACAGAAAATATGCAGGATACATTGTTATCGCTGATGAACTTAAAGAAGATGTCATGAGTCTAACAGATCAATTGCATAAAGCTGGTATTAAAAAGGCTATCATGTTAACTGGTGATCATAAGTCTATTGCTTCAAAAATTGCTTCTCAACTGAAGCTTGATGATTTCAGAGCTGAATTGTTACCAGGTGATAAAGTTGATGAATTCGAACGGATAAAAGATAGTGTTTCTAATAAAGAAAGGGTGGCTTTTGTTGGTGATGGTATCAACGATGCACCTGTATTAGCTAGGGCAGATATCGGTATATCAATGGGTGGTGTTGGATCTGATGCAGCCATTGAAGCTTCAGATATCGTTCTTATGACGGATGAGCCTAAAAAGATTGTAGAAGCAAAACTCATTGCTCTCATGACTAGAAAAATAGTATGGCAAAACATTATCTTTGCTTTAGGCATCAAAGTTGGTGTACTTCTTATGGCTACAGTTGGTATGGCTACGATGTGGGCCGCTATTTTCGCTGATGTGGGTGTAGCATTATTAGCTATCCTCAATGCATCTCGAATATTAAAAGCAGAAATAAAAGTGGATTAA
- a CDS encoding 4Fe-4S dicluster domain-containing protein — MKYDERDIMFARMTYQSGGLQYEDYYKRHPEKKEIDDTLRNMPNICGEGTATYHPINGKMVDSTFEFLSRLHPLCQGDINGIRLENYDKAEMTERIKGLATYYNAKLVGVTEMENNHYYSHRGRHPEDYGQPIDSNEQHPYGIVFAVEMDQDYIYRAPQLSVSLASTKGYIDGAIVGMIISHFIRSLGYEARNHMDGNYMVIAPLVARDAGLGQLGRQGLLLTKEYGSRVRLGVVTTNMPLNTDAPIDFGITTFCDECGICSRTCPGKAISKEGPQDYDGILGFKINHEECYRRWRSIGTDCGICIANCPFSDHVDPSLIEKMKDDAEIRQKIIQNFKEKYPIRPYLRGNPDWM, encoded by the coding sequence ATGAAGTATGATGAGAGAGATATCATGTTTGCTAGAATGACATACCAGTCTGGTGGACTACAATATGAGGATTACTACAAACGCCATCCTGAAAAAAAAGAAATTGATGATACATTGCGAAATATGCCAAATATCTGTGGCGAAGGTACTGCAACTTATCATCCTATCAATGGTAAAATGGTTGATTCTACCTTTGAATTTCTCTCTAGATTGCACCCTCTATGCCAAGGTGATATCAACGGTATACGATTAGAAAACTACGATAAAGCTGAAATGACGGAACGTATCAAAGGGTTAGCTACTTATTATAATGCAAAACTTGTAGGTGTTACTGAAATGGAAAACAACCATTACTATTCACATAGAGGACGACATCCCGAGGATTATGGTCAACCTATTGATTCAAACGAACAACATCCCTACGGTATTGTTTTCGCAGTAGAGATGGATCAGGATTATATTTATCGTGCTCCACAGCTTTCAGTATCTTTAGCCTCTACCAAAGGATATATTGATGGTGCAATCGTAGGAATGATTATCAGTCACTTTATTCGCAGTTTAGGTTATGAGGCTCGTAATCATATGGATGGCAATTATATGGTCATCGCTCCACTAGTGGCTCGTGATGCAGGTCTTGGTCAATTAGGTCGACAAGGGTTGCTTTTGACAAAGGAATATGGCAGCCGTGTTCGTCTTGGTGTTGTTACTACTAACATGCCCTTAAATACGGATGCTCCAATAGACTTTGGGATAACAACTTTCTGCGATGAATGCGGAATTTGCTCAAGAACTTGTCCAGGTAAGGCCATCTCTAAAGAAGGTCCACAGGATTATGATGGTATACTAGGTTTTAAAATTAATCATGAAGAATGTTATCGTAGATGGCGGAGCATAGGTACCGATTGCGGTATATGTATAGCTAATTGTCCTTTTAGTGATCATGTTGATCCTTCTTTAATAGAAAAGATGAAAGATGATGCAGAGATTCGGCAAAAAATTATACAAAATTTTAAAGAAAAATACCCTATCCGCCCTTATTTAAGGGGAAATCCAGATTGGATGTAA
- a CDS encoding TIGR03905 family TSCPD domain-containing protein, with the protein MDTFRTSGVCAKEVKFEIENDKIKQVEFIGGCDGNLQGISRLIEGMEVNEAIKRLSGITCGPKRSSCPDQLAVALRNKLAATNDV; encoded by the coding sequence ATGGATACTTTTAGAACTTCAGGAGTCTGTGCAAAAGAAGTTAAATTTGAGATTGAAAATGATAAAATTAAGCAAGTAGAGTTTATCGGTGGTTGTGATGGTAACCTACAAGGCATTAGCCGATTAATAGAAGGTATGGAAGTCAATGAAGCTATTAAACGCCTTTCAGGTATTACATGCGGACCAAAAAGATCATCATGTCCCGATCAATTAGCCGTAGCGCTTCGAAATAAACTGGCTGCAACTAATGACGTATAG
- a CDS encoding PadR family transcriptional regulator, whose translation MAKNVKEHSDGAFELKEGTLYIALKRLEVNGYIRSYWDDGESKGGRRKYYAITENGQSFYQTKIDEWAFMKKMMDDFISAKKSWRGK comes from the coding sequence ATAGCCAAAAATGTTAAAGAGCATAGTGACGGTGCTTTTGAGCTTAAAGAGGGTACATTATACATTGCCTTAAAACGATTAGAGGTTAATGGGTATATCCGTTCCTATTGGGATGATGGTGAAAGTAAAGGCGGAAGGCGTAAATATTATGCAATAACAGAAAATGGTCAATCTTTTTATCAGACTAAAATAGATGAGTGGGCATTCATGAAAAAGATGATGGATGATTTTATCTCCGCAAAGAAGAGTTGGAGGGGGAAGTAA
- a CDS encoding 5'-methylthioadenosine/adenosylhomocysteine nucleosidase → MDKDKIIGIIGAMDEEVDELKEIMDCQNTTDQAGLTFYSGLLHGEKVVVVRCGIGKVNAAICTQVLIDQYDVNVIVNVGVAGALHKTLDIGDIVISSDAVYHDFDTTAFGHKKGIIPRMEESTFKADEKMIQLAKEAGKILPNNPGVFVQRIVSGDQFVASKEIKEEIIHEFQAYCTEMEGAAIAHTCYLNQIPFVIIRAISDKADHSAEINFNEFVLKAAKNSSLMIQNILQNLN, encoded by the coding sequence ATGGACAAAGATAAAATTATAGGTATTATAGGCGCAATGGATGAAGAAGTTGATGAATTAAAGGAGATTATGGACTGTCAAAACACTACTGATCAAGCAGGATTGACATTTTATAGTGGGTTATTACATGGTGAAAAAGTAGTCGTTGTTCGCTGTGGAATCGGAAAGGTTAACGCAGCCATCTGCACACAAGTTTTAATTGACCAATATGATGTCAATGTGATTGTTAATGTGGGTGTTGCAGGAGCACTACATAAAACCTTAGACATTGGCGATATTGTCATATCATCAGATGCTGTTTACCATGATTTTGATACAACTGCATTTGGTCATAAGAAGGGAATCATACCACGAATGGAAGAAAGCACTTTTAAAGCTGATGAAAAAATGATTCAATTAGCTAAAGAAGCAGGCAAAATCTTACCTAATAACCCTGGTGTATTTGTACAACGAATAGTTAGTGGAGACCAATTCGTGGCAAGTAAAGAAATTAAAGAAGAGATAATTCATGAATTTCAGGCATACTGTACCGAGATGGAAGGAGCAGCAATTGCTCATACCTGTTATTTAAACCAAATCCCATTTGTTATCATCAGAGCTATTTCAGATAAAGCAGATCATAGTGCTGAAATTAATTTCAATGAATTTGTATTAAAAGCAGCTAAAAACTCTTCATTAATGATACAAAATATCTTACAAAATTTAAATTAA